A region from the Cannabis sativa cultivar Pink pepper isolate KNU-18-1 chromosome 9, ASM2916894v1, whole genome shotgun sequence genome encodes:
- the LOC115722457 gene encoding uncharacterized protein LOC115722457 has translation MNSTESEEGNMSRNGTSLNLDLNNFPPSEEIQDQGNGHFQSQEQQAPTTNGVVVASTENVVILSPSKYRETYFRRRRNGVEIPRTAYEISQLSSRIYPNDPRCFRMEVGQNIEEFNKTQNVATDIPVAPPSPQTIPAVVSPSFICGICMDQLTEETSTKCGHIFCKICIETAIATQKKCPTCRQKLKKRDTIRVYLPTSS, from the exons ATGAACTCAACCGAAAGTGAAGAAGGAAACATGTCAAGAAATGGCACATCATTGAACTTGGACCTTAACAATTTTCCTCCTAGTGAGGAAATTCAAGACCAAGGAAATGGTCATTTTCAATCTCAAGAACAACAAGCTCCTACCACCAATGGTGTTGTTGTGGCTAGTACTGAAAATGTTGTAATCCTTTCGCCATCGAAATATCGAGAG ACATATTTTCGGAGAAGGCGTAATGGAGTGGAAATTCCTAGGACAG CATATGAAATTTCACAACTTAGTAGTCGGATTTATCCAAATGATCCTAGATGTTTCAGAATGGAGGTTGGCCAGAACATTGAAGAATTCAACAAAACTCAGAATGTT GCAACTGACATTCCCGTGGCTCCACCATCGCCCCAAACTATCCCCGCGGTGGTTTCACCTTCCTTCATTTGCGGGATTTGCATGGACCAACTAACCGAAGAAACTTCAACAAAATGTGGCCACATTTTCTGCAAGATATGCATCGAAACAGCAATTGCTACTCAAAAGAAATGTCCAACATGTCGCCAAAAACTCAAGAAGCGAGACACCATTCGGGTTTACCTTCCAACTTCGAGTTAG
- the LOC115722417 gene encoding uncharacterized protein LOC115722417: MENSIDIAPSSSSSAPPLELEAIRSRARELEDMLRVLDEDGSELSPLDSEKLLEDCALDFQRRMEELGSEWSNVGFSTDKDIDECLEHLGKELSTVEAESAMISQEIEMLTRTHAEDYSRMEIELEGLKCSLDSAALQDLEKVKLATSEGHSTSMNVYGRKKLELLELENRIEKKTTILKTLEDLDSVCKWFDATEQVEDAFVGIKVTAFDENCIRLSLQTYIPKLESFLSQQNIEAVDVPLELKHQLMIEVVEGTIEPKNVEIFPNDIYINDILNAAKNFSQSSLQWFVSKVQDRIVLCTMRQLVVKSANKSRYSLEYLDKDEMILAHLVGGVDALIKVSQGWPESSSPLKLISLKSSNNDTKGISLSFLCKVKEAANSLAAHARQNLSSFVDAVEKILVIQMQIELESDETPKSNP, translated from the exons ATGGAAAACTCCATTGACATcgctccttcttcttcttcgtcagCTCCACCGCTTGAGCTCGAAGCAATTCGAAG TCGAGCGAGAGAGCTGGAAGACATGCTTAGGGTTCTTGATGAAGATGGATCGGAGTTATCCCCTTTAGATTCAGAGAAATTACTCGAGGATTGTGCTCTCGATTTCCAG AGAAGAATGGAGGAATTAGGATCGGAGTGGTCAAATGTTGGTTTTTCAACAGATAAAGATATCG ATGAATGCTTGGAACACTTGGGAAAGGAGCTTAGCACAGTGGAGGCTGAAAGCGCCATGATTTCTCAAGAAATTGAAATGCTTACAAGAACTCATGCTGAAG ACTATAGTCGAATGGAGATTGAACTTGAGGGGTTGAAATGTTCATTGGACTCTGCTGCTCTACAG GATCTCGAGAAAGTAAAATTGGCAACCAGTGAAGGCCATTCGACTTCAATGAATGTTTATGGCAGAAAaaaattagag CTATTGGAACTTGAGAAtcggatagaaaagaaaactaCCATCTTAAAGACTTTAGAGGATCTAGATTCTGTATGCAAATG GTTTGATGCCACAGAGCAGGTTGAAGATGCCTTTGTTGGTATAAAAGTCACCGCATTTGATGAAAACTGCATTAGGTTGTCATTGCAGACATACATTCCAAAATTAGAAAGCTTTTTATCTCAACAAAATATTGAAGCTGTCGATGTGCCACTGGAATTGAAGCATCAGTTGATGATTGAAGTCGTTGAAGGGACCATAGAGCCGAAAAACGTTGAG ATTTTTCCAAATGATATATACATAAATGATATTCTGAATGCTGCAAAGAATTTCAG TCAATCTTCATTGCAGTGGTTTGTATCAAAAGTACAAGACAGAATTGTTTTGTGCACGATGAGGCAACTTGTGGTGAAGAGTGCAAATAAATCTCG ATACTCCTTGGAATACCTGGATAAAGATGAGATGATATTAGCTCACCTGGTTGGGGGAGTTGATGCGTTGATCAAAGTTTCTCAAGGTTGGCCAGAATCAAGCTCTCCATTAAAGCTAATATCTCTCAAGAGCTCTAACAATGACACAAAAGGAATATCGTTAAGCTTTCTATGTAAGGTTAAG GAGGCGGCGAATTCGCTGGCAGCGCATGCTCGGCAAAATCTGTCAAGCTTTGTGGATGCTGTTGAGAAAATACTTGTTATACAAATGCAGATAGAACTTGAGTCTGATGAGACCCCAAAGAGCAACCCATGA
- the LOC115722443 gene encoding uncharacterized protein LOC115722443 — METLLSSRIVLFGKPLLSLSNTNCYINGGNNLRSLNFKCRVNGNKNDVNDDYDYDAPLSSIDSAYALLGLHPTSSPSQIKAAFRHKVKQFHPDVNRTGQNSDAMIRRVIQAYEMLSNCSRLEIIESECLDPFEKPECEALDLFVNGTLCVGKGCPYSCVTRAPHAFTFASTGTATATSQGHGEDYQAQLAVGQCPRSCIHYVTHSQRIILEELLDSIMNMPYDCSAEADLLYGLIVKSKYENNRYQKPKKQAKVSTENVDWF; from the exons ATGGAGACATTATTATCATCTAGGATTGTTCTATTTGGAAAACCTTTGTTATCATTATCAAATACAAATTGTTATATCAATGGTGGCAACAATTTGaggagtttgaatttcaaatgtaGAGTTAATGGTAACAAAAACGATGTTAATgatgattatgattatgatgCTCCTCTTTCCTCCATTGACTCAGCTTATGCTCTTCTTGGACTCCATCCCACCTCTTCACCTTCCCAAATCAAAGCAGCTTTTCGCCACAAA gtgaAGCAGTTTCATCCAGATGTGAATAGAACTGGGCAAAATTCTGATGCAATGATTCGACGTGTTATTCAAGCTTATGAG ATGTTATCCAATTGCAGTCGATTGGAGATTATTGAAAG TGAATGTTTAGATCCTTTTGAGAAGCCTGAATGTGAAGCATTGGATCTCTTTGTGAATGGGACTCTTTGTGTTGGGAAAG GGTGCCCATATTCATGTGTAACAAGAGCCCCTCATGCCTTCACATTTGCATCTACTGGAACTGCAACTGCAACTTCTCAAG GACACGGTGAAGATTACCAAGCTCAGCTTGCTGTTGGTCAGTGCCCGAGAAGTTGTATTCATTACGTTACACATTCCCAGAGAATTATCCTAGAGGAGTTACTTGACAG CATCATGAACATGCCTTATGATTGTTCAGCTGAAGCAGATTTACTGTACGGTCTTATAGTTAAATCAAAATATGAGAACAATAGATACCAAAAGCCAAAGAAGCAAGCCAAAGTTTCAACAGAAAATGTGGATTGGTTTTGA
- the LOC115722412 gene encoding uncharacterized protein LOC115722412, producing MMPGRRKKWTEAEERTLIDKYGEMVCDGSLAKMKTREKKFKPIACYVNSIHNVQDPIAHPWQWSWKDVSTKVQNMRHQYLLVKQKIKKQPLECNNNNNNNSSGGEEEFDWVEGLSHWSNFLRYKEVFGDVGVVMSSNGGNDLMGVVNGEGENGGGFVGLVEFGQMGHSGDGDFGGGIENGVMSLGFEYDGEEGEDNYNGNSRVREDGDDGFVYEEMEQNGNNLMSKKKRKKKVLKGMMGRKTWGLLGSQLGKLRETENRFEHREVERERERQRRESLRMEREREWEQRWIEREKKKDEKEKCWEKLRMQRIQELEVMEKESEERERRRREEELIHEREWEERMNRRRLEWKTRIDEMLSQHRAEMGQMQTRILHEQQSLTSQLLGIVSQWTTHPAALSDHTSASNHYLSQMMQNLHHVNSLVHDDARVEAENQDDQFIVDG from the coding sequence ATGATGCCCGGTAGAAGAAAAAAATGGACTGAGGCTGAGGAGAGAACTTTGATTGATAAGTATGGTGAAATGGTTTGTGATGGGAGTTTAGCTAAGATGAAAACTAGGGAGAAGAAATTTAAGCCTATTGCTTGTTATGTGAACTCAATTCATAATGTTCAAGATCCTATTGCTCATCCATGGCAATGGTCTTGGAAAGATGTTAGTACTAAGGTTCAGAATATGAGGCATCAGTATTTGTTGGTTAAGCAGAAGATTAAGAAACAACCACTTgagtgtaataataataataataataattcaagtgGTGGTGAAGAGGAGTTTGATTGGGTTGAGGGGCTTTCACATTGGTCAAATTTCTTGAGATATAAAGAGGTTTTTGGTGATGTTGGGGTTGTTATGTCTAGTAATGGTGGTAATGATTTAATGGGTGTTGTGAATGGAGAAGGTGAGAATGGTGGAGGTTTTGTTGGGCTTGTGGAGTTTGGGCAAATGGGTCATTCTGGTGATGGGGATTTTGGAGGAGGGATTGAGAATGGGGTGATGAGTTTGGGTTTTGAGTATGATGGTGAAGAGGGAGAGGATAATTATAATGGGAATAGTCGGGTTCGGGAGGATGGTGATGATGGTTTTGTGTATGAAGAAATGGAGCAAAATGGTAACAATTTGATGAGtaaaaagaaaaggaagaaaaagGTGTTGAAAGGGATGATGGGGAGGAAGACTTGGGGGCTTTTGGGAAGCCAGTTGGGGAAGTTGAGGGAAACCGAGAATAGGTTTGAGCATCGGGAAGTGGAAAGGGAACGGGAAAGGCAAAGGAGGGAGAGTCTTAGGATGGAACGTGAGCGAGAATGGGAACAAAGATGGATTGAGAGGGAAAAGAAGAAGGATGAGAAGGAGAAATGTTGGGAGAAGTTGCGTATGCAGAGGATTCAAGAGTTGGAAGTTATGGAAAAGGAGAGTGAAGAGAGGGaaaggagaagaagagaagaggaGTTGATACATGAAAGGGAATGGGAGGAGAGGATGAATAGGAGGAGATTGGAATGGAAGACAAGGATTGATGAGATGTTGAGTCAACACCGAGCCGAAATGGGGCAAATGCAGACTCGAATTCTTCATGAGCAGCAAAGCCTTACCAGTCAATTACTCGGGATAGTGTCTCAGTGGACTACTCATCCGGCTGCACTCTCTGATCATACGAGCGCCAGCAATCATTACCTTTCACAAATGATGCAGAATTTGCACCATGTGAACAGCTTGGTTCATGACGATGCTAGGGTCGAGGCAGAAAATCAAGATGACCAGTTTATCGTCGATGGATGA